The following nucleotide sequence is from Methanobrevibacter oralis.
TGGAAAACTTATTTCTGAAGATTTGATTTTTTGTTCCCATCTCCATCCAGAAGATCTATGTTTAATCTCAAAAATTTTATCAAACTTATCATCAATAAAACCATAATTACCTTTAATTAATAATTTATCATCAACAACCCTTAATCTATGAACCTGATAATCTTTACTAACTTTTAATGATAAATTATGGTTAATAGTCAAATATGGTTCTAATAGCAATTTTTTTGTTTTAATTTGCTTTAGTTGAACATTACTACATTTAATTCTTTCTTTAATAATAGAAAGATTATTATTAAATTTTAAATAAAAATCAAAAATACCATAATCTGCCAATCCAACTAATTCTTCAAATGATACACTAACGGTAGAAGATTTTATTTCTTTTTCTAAATTTTTTTTAGATGATCTATGCTTAATACATATAAATAAATTTGGAATTATCTTATCTTTTTGAAAAATAAAAAGAATTTTATCTTCACAAATATCTAACTTAACATTTTTATAATCATTAAACTTATAATATTTTTTAAATAACTTATAATATATTCTTTTATATTTATTTTTACTCATCTTCTTCGATTTTTTAGCCAAATTAATTAATAGATTCATGTAAATTCTCTTTATTATTTGATATAAAGTAATAATTGATTAAGGATAATATTAAAATTAAAAATATTAAACTATTAAATATATTATATTTTTTTGTATATATTTTTAATTAGTACTCAAGGATTAATTTATTCAAAAAAAATAAGTTAATATAAATCATTAAATTCTTAAAAAAAAGATTATTTAGTAGTATTATTTAGAATATACGTTTTTATTAACTTATTTTAAAAAATACAATTAAAAATTTTTCTATAAACTTTTTTAATAAGTCTATAAACTTTTTTAATATTCTGATAAATTTTATTTTTAAATGGAATCTTTTTTCTTTTTATTAAAAAATCAACAACTTTATCTGCTGATTCTCCATTATGCACTGAACAAAATATATTATAAAATTCCTCATAAAATGGTGCATCATCAACATTAATATTTTTATACAATTCTTCTTCAGTTTCACAAACAGAACCACAATTTATTTTATGAATATCAAAATAAGAACCTCTTAATTTATTTTCATAATGTTTTAAGTCTGGAACATAATATAAAACTGGTTTTTTAGTACAATACCAATCAAAAACAATTGAAGAATAATCTGTAATTAATACATCAGCAGCACATATAATTTCTACAACATCATCCCATTCACTAACATCAATAGAGCTCCCATGAAGATGTTTAAGTTCTTCAGTAACTTCACTCATATGATGACCTCTAACTAATAAAATAGAACCTTGAGGTGCATGTTCTAAGAATTTTTCTGTATTTAACATTAAATTAAACTTAAATTTTGAATTACCTAAGTGACCTTCATCCCTCCAAGTAGGTGCATACAAATATACTAAATTATCAGAACTTATACCTAACTTATTTCTCACTTCATCACGTTTAGCATCATATTTCTCTTTATTATAAAAAATATCATTAGCCGGATATCCTAATTCTAATATTTCACCATCATATCTAAATGCAGATTTAAATTTTTCAGTAGAATAATTATTAGGAGATAATAACGCGTTCCAACCTCTAGATTTAATATAAAATTGTGGATTTGACTTTTTTTCATTATTCTTGTCCCAATGTAGTAATTTATAAGGCGTTCCATGCCAAGTTTGAAGATAAAACGTATCTTCACGATG
It contains:
- a CDS encoding CDP-glycerol glycerophosphotransferase family protein — protein: MGDCENLQKYISEYVGDKPIDEWKLEFQDNPELYYEIAKYKGYGVPKRYKKAVNKYFVVENLFFFESNLARQYSGNPRYIYEKLIERFPNFIYVWAYDGNPKNIPGNPIVVKRSSNEYYKYLAKARVIINNTTFPIYIHREDTFYLQTWHGTPYKLLHWDKNNEKKSNPQFYIKSRGWNALLSPNNYSTEKFKSAFRYDGEILELGYPANDIFYNKEKYDAKRDEVRNKLGISSDNLVYLYAPTWRDEGHLGNSKFKFNLMLNTEKFLEHAPQGSILLVRGHHMSEVTEELKHLHGSSIDVSEWDDVVEIICAADVLITDYSSIVFDWYCTKKPVLYYVPDLKHYENKLRGSYFDIHKINCGSVCETEEELYKNINVDDAPFYEEFYNIFCSVHNGESADKVVDFLIKRKKIPFKNKIYQNIKKVYRLIKKVYRKIFNCIF